A stretch of DNA from Paenibacillus sp. FSL W8-0186:
TCGATATGGCCGTGGTCATGATTATGCTCATCTTCGGCATGGACTTGCCCGTCTTCATCATGATGATCGTCGTTGCCTGCGCCATGCTGGTGTCCATCCTCTTCACCGCTCGAGATCAGGGTAATCCCCTGGCTTACTTCGACGGTCTTCACCTTGGAGTCGCTGCCCAGGCCTTTAAGGAAGCTGTCCAGCCATCCTTCAAGCCCTGCTCCGTTGTATAAGAACAGCTGTGCTTTGGACGTGTTGAGAATTTCCTGGCTGCGCGGCGTCCAATCATGCGGCTCGACGCCTACAGGCATCAAATTGATAACATGCGCCTCTTCTCCGCCTATCTCTTTTGCAAATTCATAGAGAGGATAAAAACTCGTAACGACGTTGACCTTGCCCGCAACGATCTTATTTTCATTATTGCCGCTTCCGCAGCCGGCCAGCAGCAGAACTGCCGCAAGAAGCAGTAGAACTGCTTTCCACCCTTTATATATGTTCATGTATGACGCCATTATGATCTTCCTTCCTAGCCATCCTTAATCGTAATTATTACTAGAAGGATTATAGGGTCAAAATAAAACGATTGTCAACCGCCTAAATTTGTCTTTGGCGTATTGTCACATTCTAGTGTTGGCGCATGCTTGGCAAAATAAACGGCTAATGGCGTAACGGAGTTACGTTCGAAGAGCATAGTATGGAGCTAATAAAATTACATGTTCTTATCCGAAATTTTCGTTATTGACTTAGCAAGAGGCTTGCTTCGCCTAAGATACATAACAATCTTGCAGGTTGTGCATTGAAAAGTACATGTTCCCCTTCTAACGTGTGTGGTATAACAGCTAATGAGTTTGAAATGCGCATTTTAAAAAGCGCGATATCAGCAATGAAAGGAGGCGTGCATCCAAGGAGAGAATCGAAATGGATACGGACGATCCGCCTGGAAAGTCGAGTACTTCCTTCATGACGAGTATTTTTGATAGCGGTTTCACCCCGTGTCTCGCTACTACCGACGTCTGAAAGTTTATCAAAAGGAGGATGTATGAATGAGCAAGAAGCGCACTGTCAGAAACAGGTTATGCTCTATTGCTATGACCGCGATGCTGTTGTTTGGTTTGTATCCCCCATTCGGTCTTTCCGATGTATCCGCTGATAGCGTGCATACCGTCCACGCGGCCGCTTACATGGGTGCCAGGACAGCCGCAGAAACTACTTTGCCTGATAGCATGGAAATGGAAGGCCAGAGCGCGCCTGTCACTTGGCATATCGGCGAGGATACCTTTGCGGTGCCTTACGATACGGTGACGGTTACCGGTACGGCTGGAGGCAGAGCGGTCTTGGCAAATGTGGAAGTTATTCCGCCCTCTAGCCATCCCTTGGTTTATTTCGTGGATAGCGGCCGAGGCGGCGATTCCCTTGGCAACAGTCCTAGTACCTCGCCATTGTACGAGGCGGTCAAAGAACTGACCGGCGCACCCTTGCTCAATCAGTTGCCGGATCAGAAGTTTGACGCAACGAACGGCTGGGGGTTCGACGATTCGGTACACAAGGTAAAAAACTCCAAAGACGGAGGGCATACAGACCCCGCTGCGGATCCGTCGATATGGGTTGTCGGGCTGCGGGCTGCGGGCGATCATATCATTTATCAGCTCAAAGCCCTTGAAGCTGGAACCTATACGCTCAGCAGCGGTTTTCACGACTGGTACGGCAGCCGCTCCCGCGTGATGCGCCCCAATATCGAGTATCAGGATATCAGCGGCGATCGAAAGATGATCTATCTTGATCAGTTCAATACTAATGCGACTAAGCTCATTTCCAGCGAATTTACGATCCCCGGAGACATTGACACCAGCGTTCCCCTGAAACTGACCTTTGCTTATGTGTCCGGCGAAAAACCAATCTTGAGCTGGTTCGCCATAGCCAAGGGCGGGATCAAAGGCTTGATTGAAGACGCTCGGCAAAATGCAGCATCAGCGGTCAAGGTTTTGCTGGACGGCAACGATATCAAAGCCGGCAATGTCAACGGCCTCACATTCAAGGGATTTGGCGTACTGAGCGCAAACAGCACCAGCGCCCTGCTAATGGATTATAAGGCTGAGCATCCTGAGTCTTATGCAGAATTGCTGCAGATTCTGTTTGGCGGAGACAACCCCATCATGACACATGTGAAAATTGAGATGGGCAACGACCGCAATAACTCCACCGGTCCGGACCCGGCCACGATGCGTACGGCCGATGAAGAAGCCAACGTTGCCCGGCATCCCGGTTTCCAGCTTGCGGCCGACGCGAAGGCCGTGAACCCTAATCTCAAAGTGAGCATCCTGCGCTGGAGTGCTCCCGCCTGGGCGGACAACAACGACAAAATCTATGCCTGGTATAAAAACACCATTCTGGCCGCTTATCGCGAGTACGGCTATATGGTCGATTACGTGAATCCCCATATTAACGAGCATGCGCCGGACCTGACGTGGACAAAACAATACGCCGAACGGGTTAGAACGGATCATGCCGGCTTTGCGAGCGAAGAAGAGAAAGCGCTTTATCAACAGATGAAGGTTGTTATTTCCGATGAAGTCGGAATTGGCTCCTTCGGAGGCAGCATGGTGAGCGACGCTTCTCTGCGGGACGCGGTATCAGTCGCCGCCTACCACTACAATACGGATGATGATAGTGCGGGCAATTTCAAACGGCTCGCGGAGCAATTCGACGTCGAGGTCTGGAACAGCGAGGCGCAGGCCACCTTCAGCAACTCGTCCTTCCGTCCCAACAACAATATGAAGGATCCTGCAGTTGCAGGCACCGGCATCGGCGGTACAGGCAGCGCGCTGGAGATGGGCAATACCATTATCAAGGGATTCGTCAATTCCCGGCGGACGCATTTTGTTTATCAGCCAGCCATCGGCTCCTTCTACGAAGGCGGTCAATATTCCTTCAAGGAATTGGTCAGCGCTCGCGACCCTTGGTCGGGCTGGATTCATTATGACGCCGGTCTTCACATCCTGCAGCATTTTAGTTGGTTTGCGAAAGCCGGCTGGGAGAACGGCAATAACGACGAGGGAATTTGGAGAGCGGTTCCGCAGGCTAGCTACACCGGCGCGACAGGCACTAATCCGGTCAGCGGACGCAACGGCACGCCAAGCTATATGACACTCGCAGCCCCCGACAAGAGCGATTTTTCAACCGTTATTGTCAATGACAGCGAGTATGAGAGAACCTACAAACTCCAGACAGTCAATATGGCGTACACGGGCACCCCTTCCCTGGAAATATGGGAAACTCGGGCCGCCGGCAAAGGAGAAGCCTTCAACAGCAGCTACATGCAATATCGCGGGAAGGTTTCTGCTGACGGAGGCGGAATTTACACTGTGCGCGTCAAACCTTATTCCATCGTAACCGTAACGACATTGGAAAACAGCGGGAACAATGCGTACCATACACCATTCCCTGTTGAGGGCGAGCGCACCGTGCTCGACACCGATGCAACAGGATCGGTTCAGAATACCGGGGATGGTATCCTTTACGCCGACGATTTTGACTATTCTGGCAAGACGGTTCCTGTAATTGGAGCAGGCGGTCAAATTACGGGCTATCAAAGCTATATCGATTCACGCGGCGGTTCTAAAGGCGCAATCCCCCGCTACACCCATGATCGTAACGGCGCGTTTGAAGCATATCTGGACGAGCAAACCGGAAATTACGTTCTGCGCCAGCAATTGGACCGGGGGCTTATGGGACTTGGCGGTACGTGGAACAACGGCGAGCCCGTCACAGCCATCGGCGACTACCGGTGGACCAACTATAAGGCCAGCGTCGACGTTTCGTTCGAAACGAACAATACGCAAGGCGGCGCAAATTACGCTGCGATAGGCGCCCGGTATCAGGGCGGCGGCAGCTCCCATACGATTAACGGTACACCTTATGTACTGAAATTTTGGTTTGACGGCGGCTGGCAGCTGCAGGTCGATGGCCGTTCCGTGGCCAACGGCAATGTCGTGAGCGGTTCCGGCGGCGTAAAGATCAATGACTTTGACAACACTTATAACGCATGGCATAACATTGCGATTCAAGTGGCGGGAAGTCAGGTGACAGCCTTCCTGGACGGCGTGGAGCTTGTCTCCTACACCGATCCGCACCCCAAGCTGTCCGGCCGGGTAGATTTGGGCAGCGGATACTATCACGTTCGTTTTGACAATTTACTGGTAGAAACAGTGGAAGGCTATGCACCGTACTATTCCGAGACGCTTGACGATCTGGAAATGCAAGACCTGGCTCCCGTTCCCCAGCCCAAACTCGTTTATAGCGGTTCGTGGGCCCATAACAACGGCCAGGGCATGTTCCATTATCAACGCTCCCTTTCCACCAGCCAGGGCGCTGATGCTGCGCTGGAATATACCTTTGTAGGCACCGGACTGGATATTCTGGGCCCCAACGATGGTTCGGCGAAGCTGGAGGTGATGGTGGACGGGCAAATCGTAGCGCCTTCAGCCGCCGCGACAGCTTCCAAGGAATTGTACCAAACCTTTACACTTCGCGGGCTTGCATTTGGCCAGCATACCGTCCGGATCAAGGTGTTAAGCGGCACCTTGGTGGTGGACGCCGTGGCGGTCGTTTCCGGCGAAGTGCAAGGTACGCCTGATATAGCTGCTCTCCAAGAAGCGGCAGCAGAGGCGCAAGTGATCAACAAGCTGGACGAATTCCGCGACAGCGACTGGCAGCTCTTCGAAGCCGCGCGGAATGCTGCCCAGGAAGCTCTGAATAACCCTGCTTCCTACCGATTGGATCAAGAAGGAGCTGAACAGCTCACGGCGCGCCTTGTTTTTGCCCAGAAACAGTTATTTACGGGCGATATACGGGAGCTTGGTTCGCCTCATTATGCTGCCGCCTACGTCGGTGGAGCGCCAAATCTTCCCGAGAAAGTGGAGGCGACACATGAAGACGGATCGAAGTCGTTCGTGACCGTGAATTGGAATTTGGACGGTGTCCGTTTCGACACCCCCTATGAAACGGTAACCGTAAACGGCACTTATGGAAGCCTTACAACCGTTTGCTATGTAGAAGTAGTCCCCGAGGACATTTTGTATTTCGCTGATCTTAACGCTACCGAGACCGGACTGACAGCAGGACATACATCTTCCAATACGCTCGGCTATGATTCGCCGGCATACAGAGCTGTCGCTGTCCTTGCGGACGCCGACGGCAAACCGCTTCTCAACGATGCCCCGGACCGGATTTACGACTCCGCCAAAGCCTGGGGTCACAGCGGCTACAATGCCAGCGGCTCGCCGTCCGTCTCTTACAAAGGGATCGTTAGCGGCCCGTACAGCAAGCAAAGCACAACCGGCATCTATACGGCCAATCAGACCGGAGCGGCCCTTACCTATACGTTTGATCATCTGCCTGCTGGCGAGCATACGATAACGCTTGGCACATACAGTTGGTGGCCCGAATACTCCCGCACCGAAGAAGTCTACCTTGAATATGGCGACAAAAACGAACTTGTGGATACTATAACGCTTGACAGCAATTCATTTGACGTAGTACAAGGGTACACCTTCTCCATGGCGGAAGCCGGGGCATTGACTCTCAAACTGGTGGCGAAAAACAACCAGTCGCCAATGCTGTCCTTTGTCGGGATTGCACCGGTCAAAACCCCGGAGGCGGATGTCACGAAGCCCGTCATTACCTTGTTGGGTGAACCGGTTGTTCGTCTGAACGTTGGGGATGATTACGCAGATGCAGGCGCGGCGGCGACCGATGATCGGGATGGCGACATTACAGATCGGATTGTAACCACAGTGACCAGCAGCGTATACGGACTGACGGCAATTGACACATCGATTCCAGACGTTTACAAGGTTCATTACAATGTAAGCGATGACGCAGGCAATGCGGCTGACGAGGTGACAAGAACGGTTATCGTAACGGAGGACATCGAAGCCGATGTGACCAAGCC
This window harbors:
- a CDS encoding S-layer homology domain-containing protein, with amino-acid sequence MSKKRTVRNRLCSIAMTAMLLFGLYPPFGLSDVSADSVHTVHAAAYMGARTAAETTLPDSMEMEGQSAPVTWHIGEDTFAVPYDTVTVTGTAGGRAVLANVEVIPPSSHPLVYFVDSGRGGDSLGNSPSTSPLYEAVKELTGAPLLNQLPDQKFDATNGWGFDDSVHKVKNSKDGGHTDPAADPSIWVVGLRAAGDHIIYQLKALEAGTYTLSSGFHDWYGSRSRVMRPNIEYQDISGDRKMIYLDQFNTNATKLISSEFTIPGDIDTSVPLKLTFAYVSGEKPILSWFAIAKGGIKGLIEDARQNAASAVKVLLDGNDIKAGNVNGLTFKGFGVLSANSTSALLMDYKAEHPESYAELLQILFGGDNPIMTHVKIEMGNDRNNSTGPDPATMRTADEEANVARHPGFQLAADAKAVNPNLKVSILRWSAPAWADNNDKIYAWYKNTILAAYREYGYMVDYVNPHINEHAPDLTWTKQYAERVRTDHAGFASEEEKALYQQMKVVISDEVGIGSFGGSMVSDASLRDAVSVAAYHYNTDDDSAGNFKRLAEQFDVEVWNSEAQATFSNSSFRPNNNMKDPAVAGTGIGGTGSALEMGNTIIKGFVNSRRTHFVYQPAIGSFYEGGQYSFKELVSARDPWSGWIHYDAGLHILQHFSWFAKAGWENGNNDEGIWRAVPQASYTGATGTNPVSGRNGTPSYMTLAAPDKSDFSTVIVNDSEYERTYKLQTVNMAYTGTPSLEIWETRAAGKGEAFNSSYMQYRGKVSADGGGIYTVRVKPYSIVTVTTLENSGNNAYHTPFPVEGERTVLDTDATGSVQNTGDGILYADDFDYSGKTVPVIGAGGQITGYQSYIDSRGGSKGAIPRYTHDRNGAFEAYLDEQTGNYVLRQQLDRGLMGLGGTWNNGEPVTAIGDYRWTNYKASVDVSFETNNTQGGANYAAIGARYQGGGSSHTINGTPYVLKFWFDGGWQLQVDGRSVANGNVVSGSGGVKINDFDNTYNAWHNIAIQVAGSQVTAFLDGVELVSYTDPHPKLSGRVDLGSGYYHVRFDNLLVETVEGYAPYYSETLDDLEMQDLAPVPQPKLVYSGSWAHNNGQGMFHYQRSLSTSQGADAALEYTFVGTGLDILGPNDGSAKLEVMVDGQIVAPSAAATASKELYQTFTLRGLAFGQHTVRIKVLSGTLVVDAVAVVSGEVQGTPDIAALQEAAAEAQVINKLDEFRDSDWQLFEAARNAAQEALNNPASYRLDQEGAEQLTARLVFAQKQLFTGDIRELGSPHYAAAYVGGAPNLPEKVEATHEDGSKSFVTVNWNLDGVRFDTPYETVTVNGTYGSLTTVCYVEVVPEDILYFADLNATETGLTAGHTSSNTLGYDSPAYRAVAVLADADGKPLLNDAPDRIYDSAKAWGHSGYNASGSPSVSYKGIVSGPYSKQSTTGIYTANQTGAALTYTFDHLPAGEHTITLGTYSWWPEYSRTEEVYLEYGDKNELVDTITLDSNSFDVVQGYTFSMAEAGALTLKLVAKNNQSPMLSFVGIAPVKTPEADVTKPVITLLGEPVVRLNVGDDYADAGAAATDDRDGDITDRIVTTVTSSVYGLTAIDTSIPDVYKVHYNVSDDAGNAADEVTRTVIVTEDIEADVTKPVITLLGEPVVRLPVGADYTDAGATAIDDRDGDITNRIMTTVTSSVYGLKTIDTSKAGTYTFHYNVSDAAGNAADEVTRTVTVYRKDHGGTTTTPPSNTSAPPSGPKRPTKPEIPSTTLVLDADDLRDTADGTVIVRISENQDTVILPGNIADILGDHRLRLAGPNMTIEFPAASLRSIQAVVPGDEAKEAQIHFSMRPVSEEEAARLIRSSAANRTVQLTAASDMYDLNMRVVGADGTSEPVPAFAEPITIALQIDPNADPDLLGIYFISADGTLEYMGGTLAEGMITAKIHHLGKYAVLEYNKTFADVGESHWASQAIKKMAAKHIIAGIDDTRFDPQGSVTRAEFAAMLTRALGLTAADTLTFTDVSPDAWYAEAVAKASSAGIVHGRDSNTFAPNAVITREEMAVMIVRAYKYLHGEETTTSYLESFSDNGQIEPWAKEAVGAAQAWDLIRGRGNNQFAPKAPMTRAESVLVVSKILN